CATTGGTGAATGCttcgattttgttaaaaaacatcTGGCATCTCTGGCACCCTCATTTCGGCTATTTTCGCATGAGTGTGACAGAAGGCATGAACGCTACAGATAattcgcgatttcgaagctaatttttgacagatcgtgtgcgtgcaaaaaatgtaaacaaacagggggAAAAACTAGCTagtaataaatcattattttctctgatttggttagggtttttcagaaaatgatggatacaaatttaaagtagaagATTCAGAGATTATTTTGAGCTACaggaaaaaatgtatatgttccgtgaagcatcgcaaatggacaacaaaaaaggtcaattttttactacGCCAAAAACTCTTCagagtatttcacatatttctgaatgaaaactcaagccaaatgcacattttcaattgcagtttgttaaagaagaaatcaattaacattccttcaaaatttgggGAAGAACCAACAATTGGtaagctaaaattttttttattcgaaaaaacataaatttttgatattttctattaggtttccttctgcagctgcatactataaggcgtaataattttaaagctgtaaggcggatttggatatttgatggtggtaaaaatgccatggaaaaaatatatccttgaaTAAATACACAATTTAAGTTTACTTTGACGGTATGCAATTGACATCGTTCAATGGTTATATCATGTTTTGTACTTTATCGGaccttatatgatttttttggagaaattttattaaaaattaaatttatacaaccactagccgtaaaaaaattaaaattaaaatttaacactttatactgtcttaggctgaatctatttaaatttttatataacgtatTCATGAAATGTTacaactaaaccaaatccaatagttTAAAGTAACCAATTGTTCATGCATACAGACCGACGAGAAGCGcataaagtttaatataaaGATATGATACACCAATATagataattggaaaaaattaaaagtttagaaaatgaacgAAAAGATTGATTTACATGTTAGTTTTTTCTGACCAACTGACTATTTTAAAATGGAGCTATCAGATAGAATTGACTCTTCTACCAggctaatttattctaatttaattgaaaaccaacttaaatttttcaaagtagtgtttttttttcataatcatttaGATTTATGGAAACTTAACTCGAAGCAATGTGAAGTCGTCTATAATTTATCGTTCACccagaatgttgctcacgcTTCATCGTACTACCCtagatggcagcagcgcagcttcgaaatAGCGGATGGTTTGAGATCATTTTCACGATAACAATATAATTTAAGTAATCGTTCAAACCGTTGATACACCTTTTCAGATATCATCACTTTTccacatgaacgttcatgtttTGTTCTTATCGTTTTAGAAATTAAGTTCAACAATATAACCACACTACGTTTACAGAGATAGTCACTATTTCTGAAGCCGTTGATTTATTGTATGGACTGtttgagatatagttttttagtatgcgggtcatcaaacccgtttgtaaaaaaaaactaattttcagctgctttatagttacataactttgaaaatcattccagagcatcgggagaacacactaagattgaccgacgtgtgtcggaagtgtgaattttcatgtttcaaataatgtcataatgcatgcatgcaaataaacaaacaaacatacatagtaactttactatttaaatcaagctcctccccgcataaatcagtattataaaataacgattgccattatcttcttcctaaGACACATGAAAGATtagctttatagttttggattattaatgaacgattaaggtagtctttttcccatgaaatggaatcgtttggacgcactttacgatacagcgaacgggtcgttaagtagagtaaccattcattttttttgcttttttcttttccaaaacGACCATGACCCGAAATATATGATACGTGTAATCTTTACTTTATGATCTTTTAAGAAAATGATGACGATAGAACGTATCttttaacaataataaaaagacacaaaattAACTAGGCGGGACGATTCGTGGTATGATTGGTAATTAAtagtaatataaataaatttgataatagacatttaaaatatttgtatttttcggattttatcACAAtagaattttattgttattgatGTCTTAAATTGAGTTTGACACTTTTCTGtgttatcaaaaaatttcttcctagatgtcttttttcttcttctcgatttaaaactttcaattctAAGCAACATTGAATATAGTTATTTTTTCTACCtatgttaaaatttgatttcgatTCAGAAGTTCTTAGTCAAGCTTAGCCCTCGAAAatagttctaatttttttagttcaaatacTTATTTAGATGTTAATAACAAAATCCTCATTTATAAACTAAACTGTTATCtatatcattaaatttgtggttTTGGTGTTTCTCTTCCAGGGGAGCCATTGAAGGTGCGCCGAAGGCAAAAGAAATGGACACATGGCAATTTGATGTCATTAGGAATGGAAGCTTCATTTGGACTCGGATTGTTGAAATCTCTCTGAAACGGTTGTCGATACTGCAGCCCTTTGTTCTTTCTGTTTCGCCAGTTGTTCTTCGAAGTACTCCAACAAAATCTAGCATGCTTTgtgtttttaacaaaacaaattcagCTGACCATTTTATCGGATATTCATGCTCCGTTACCGAAcgtttcctgaaaaaaaaggtcgtcattttcatttaaaaataaacctaGACTAGAAGTATTCTTACCTAGCTCCATTTTAACTGTGCACGACTGGCTCGGGTTTCTAACTTCCCGCATACCAAAAAACTATATCTTGAATAATCAGTACGATACATCTACGGCTCTAGAAATAGTGATTGTTTCGATGAACGTAGCTATTGTTTTAAACTGTACTTCGACAacgataaaaaagaaatatgaaCGTTCATGTAAATAAGTGACGGTATCTGAAAAGGTGAATGAAGGTTTAAACGATTtacttcaattttataaataatcataaaactgTTCTCGAACCTTAACACATAGCGTTTACGTCATATGTCAAACTCAcgtcaaaatgaccaaaacgcgggtcagagatgccagatgactcgaaaaaaaaaattagcactgatttgtgaaaatgtatgtattttaaataaataaatatattgagtaatttattttatatattctaAACAGATACATAAAATGAATACATTTTTGTTGCTAATACAATGGCTTCGTCGTTTAAGGAGTTGTTATTTATCTTTAATGCTACAATCTATTATCTTATCATGTATCAAATTGTTATAAGagttataataattataaaaagttcattatagaaaaaatctttcgattttTGATATATCTTATTTGTTATGGACAAAAAATTATAGTTGATGGCGGTGCAAcgttagattcaaaatttaatttcaagttttataaatACCAACCAAATCTTTTGGTATTCTATTCTAAATTTTACTCACGCTGTTGAGCCTTGAGTTGAGTTTAACATGTcgaatctattaaaaatattttttgttactcaTTAATTATGCTACATTCACAACTCGCGTGAGCtatcattacgtcgtatgaaacaaaatgtaaagaaGGAGTTTTTGTTACGAAAAAAtataatacaaaaactgacataaactagtcgtaacttaattccatttagaatatttgcaGCCTGAGAAACATATTCTATACGtcagatacaaattttaaagttgttttgataacttttgcagtagttttctgtgaattcttggggtgtttcatacgacgtaatgaaaactcacctgaaccccccccccccccccccccccttcccacCCACTCCCTGCTGAGACGatgaaaagataaaataaaaattaatctccaataacactttttattttcacattttcattCCACAttgatacaatttaaaaaaacagtctAGTTGACATCACTGCCGACAAcacaaaaaagaggaaaaagaagCCTTCGTTTTTCGCGTTTCAAAGTTCCGTACCGGTAAATACCAGCACCAAAGTTTTCTCCGATTGTGGTTTGCCGGACGGCAATCGGCAGCCGCAAATCGGATGTTGAGGACATATATACAGGGACTTTTTCTAGCGATGATCGCAACAGGTAAATctaattttatacattaacaataacaaacataaaaagGGCTTTTTTTCAGCAACATTTTCGCTGAAGGAGCCATGCATCACGTTGAAAGAAGGAGGAGTGAGGATTCTGGATCCAGCAGCTGCGACAATGTTCCGCCCGTGTGTCGTGTGTGAAACCTGGTTTAGGAGCTGATGAAAACAAAGTCGGAAGGGTATGGAGTGGTCCTAAACAAGTACTTGTCGTTCCAGGCGGATCCCCCGGAATGGTTAGGTTTTTTCCAGGGTCCTGGTCCGTCGGCCTAGCTGTTTACCAGGCATTCCGTAGCGGCTGTACACCGTTGTGTAAGTACCTAATAAAATCTCAATGAAGATGAGTTGAAAgtatgaatttattaaataatgaaaatccgaaaattcccaaaatattttcatctttgTGTGGGTGAGGGTACAAAAAAGCTTTGAGGTTATCGTCTCTTAGCAGTTTAACGATACAATcttatagtttttttcaatgGTTACGTTATATGAGGCcatcaaaaaaaagtaattttggaTCGAACGGTTCGTGCACCGATTTCCGTAACAGTTCGATTAACGGTTTgataaatcgttcaaaatatgCCTACATATGTTCATTCTAGGAACAGTTTAGTGCGCTGAAAACGTTATTCATAAGCGTTTTATAAACCATATCCCGACTGTTCCTAGAACAGTGTCTCCATACAGaggttttaatagttttaaacagtaacataacttaacgccatattcaacagaccgtcgttttggaattcaagataagtgcaatgttttttatggtttcagatatcattatctaaacgtttttttacgctgtttctaatcgttttataactgCTACAGGAACTGttgtgttacaatattttcgtattcgggttATGTTTTCAAGTTATTAACCTCAGCCGTAAGAGAACCAGGTGAAGCATAAGTTCACGCAGCGGAGAATATCTGTTCTGCTGCGTCGAAGGTAACGTTCCCGTTGctggccacaaaattcacatctcTTGATTGAACTccaaaagtttgagaaaaaaattcacgAGCATCGAACTGCTCCGCGGCATTGTTCTTGAGTGCATCCAAAGAAGAGAAGTTTTCCATCAGCCGTTTCCATTTGGTAGCCATCGAACCGCTCACCTTGAGCAGACTGGCGTCATTTTCGATCGAGGCACAGCTCGGGAACGAAGAAAACTTAGGCGAGCACAGCTCTGTCGGCAgcgtttcgttgtttttttggaTGTTGAACAGCTTCAGTGGCGCTTCCAATTCTATCACCGGTAGCCGCGGACTGTCAAGTTACCGAATATTATTAGATACGATTGCAAATTTGATAATTCAAACTAAAGTCTTACCACTAAATTGTTAGCACAAACTTTTAACTTGAACTACTTCGACTCTTTTGTAAACTTCCTCCACTGACCACACTTCCTCGTCGCATCTGAAACACTTAAACGTCAATTACTAAAATCGCTTATTCTCCCTCTAAAAACATTCAACTCACCTGTAGAATAATCCTTCCGGTGATGATTCATGCTCCACGGGCCGATTCTTCCAGCTTGACCGAGGTTCGGCACACCTTCCGGGAGTTTGAATTACCGGTACCGGTACGATTGAAACAGCAGCGACAGGAAAGTATTCGCTTCTTTCATTTTCCATTCCCGCCTAACGATACTATTTCTGTCGACAATTTCCTGTGCCATTCCATCGGCAACATTGCTATTCAGCTGCCGTTAAAGCATAGGTCAAAAGCTTGGTTTGGTCCGAGCTCTATCCTCCACTGCTGCTGgggaaacggcactggtattaTTTATACCGGAACAAATTTTTGGCCTGTCTAATTTACAGTTCCTTTCAAGCTGTAAGATCCAGTTCTTCGGATAAaatatctgttaaaaaaaaacaatttaaaattacgaaTTAAACAAATAACCACCAAAAGAGAAGATCTAAAACTGGTTCGTTCGTACCTTCTGAGTTGACTTCTTTCGTACAATTCCTGTAGAAACCACCTCGTAAAGTTTCGCTTTTTTCCACACTGGTTCCATCGGCCACTGTTTCCGCACCGATTGCGGTATAGCTTGCGTTACGATGCAGAAAATTTCGCGAGAGAACGTCTTTTTCTTAAGAATTGCAACCTCGAACTCGCTCGAAAACGCCATTTTGTTTCTTTATGAATGACGTGAAGTAAAGACACAAATCAAATTCGTTTTTAAGATCATAAACTGTATCTTCCAGTAATAGTACATTATGATTTCTAGTAGGGACGCCgcaaaaatggaaatttggtgaaaattaaattatttaaggACGATAAACTGGATAGtcactacccaagtaaccataagcactaaaatctaGCATCAACTCTGCTCTAGCGTCAGCTATAGTgcttgattctgtgcatcatTTTAGCTCTTTGAgccaggtttggcgaaattaactgctgcattagtgcagaaactggtataaccctataaaagcacagttatagcattggttgatgctacagcgttggcgggcaaaatgctgggaaaatgcaaatggcgttcGAATGAGGTTCgaccatgcgaaaaaaaaaatattttggatttttgtttggttcatttttcggcCATGATTCttaatttgtaattatttttatattcgctTATGCATATTGAGGAGATCTCTCGGATTGAATTttctacatgattttttttattatttttcagttgaaaatgacctggaatcgaactcatgacataTGTGGCTCTGACATTTGACATTGACTTTGCCTGTGAACCTATCAGGTCCacgttaaatctttgaaaaaaagacctatttgaatcaaatttctagcaaccggtgccctgaatttgcattgattcagcatcaatcaatgctaatgtgctttggcctaatgccactgtagtgcttacatagtgcttaaaagcattaaagcaaccttgtgtgatgccaatttaatgcttagaaaatatagcatttgttattctgatttagagcaatgttgcatttcaaatgcaTTGTGCAAAGCTGATAGAATGCAAGTTGCATTTTTAAAGAGTGGTATAATTCTAACATTatgcagcatagcactcgaagggctgttgtaatgcaaaattgcacttgatgtgctgatatagtgtaatttagcctttgaatgctggtgtaaagctataaaaatgcaaagctttagtgcttatggttacttgggtattaTGGTAATCAGAATTAAATGATATGGAAGATTCGTGGTATGATATTTGATTATGCGGGTCGTtcctcctaatctttatcataacacatactagtttcatcatgaaacattttaattttactagggacgaagtaaaacaatgcatcatttcattgacaattttactaaaacgcagtcgaatttactatgcgcagccaaattgagcacatggtaaaatagctatgcgtaaggtattataaacaacaaaacatatttgactcaaaaatatggtcgcctgttgttcgtttaaaccacggatttagtaattttactatgcttttttttgtgtgtatgcGCTTGCTTTATACagcccgattttgttcagtgtatGTTTATTCGCTGCGTTCGCtgcaaaatattgttttgaaaattgttccgtaattttattttgaaatcttttattaACAGAACAGCAcaataaaaagaataataataatattcagGCCACATCTTAAAGTTTCCTATCGAGGTAGAAATGAATTTCGTCGTCGAAATGGCATCTAAATGTTCCGGACGAACTGGAACGCTAGCCGGTGTTCAAAAACTGGCACATGTGGAAATTCAAACACCAGGTTTTGTGTATCACACCAAGGTAACTGGTTTAACGCTTAAACGTGACATCAATTTCCATATTTAGACAATCTGTTACTATTACAGGGCGGTAGCATCCCCCATCTATCCAAAGAAGTTGAAAACTACTTAAATGTGGAACCAAAATTCCTGCAATATTCGCTCACTAATACCGAACACATGGAAGAAGCCGTGGCCGCCTCTGGTGCTGGGATTGCGAACTTCACCGCCCAAAAGCAATCGGTTGCACTGTTGGTGTTGCAGGACCCGGCCGAATTATGTCTGCCCAATTTTCACGAGAAGGATTTGGTACCTATATATAGTAGAAGTGGTCGTAAAAACTATACTTCAGAGAAGTATTtcaaactggtcgaaacgttcAAACCGAACATCTACGTTCCTCTATTTGACGGAGATACCACAAATGAAAGCTCGAAGAAAAGGGTTCAAAAATCTTTTGATAGAACTGAAACTTTTGTAGAGCAATGCCTTGAACTACATCGTAAATCTGATACTTTGACTCAATCAACTCTGCTTGGGCCGATAATAGGAGGTTTTAACACTAACATACGAGAGaaatctgttaaatttttaaaaaagtttgatgcGGATTTCGGCGGTTACCTTATAGCCGGATTACATTCCAATGGCGGCTCAGCAACGGAACTGGATAAAGAATCTTTGTTAGATATTGTTTCGCAGGTTTGTAAAGAACTTCCAAATCAAAAACCGAGGTTTCTTTTTGGAGCATATACTCCTAAAATGGTACTAGAACTGGTAGTCCGTGGTATCGACGTTTTCGACACCAGTTACCCGTATCTGAAAACTAAGCAAAATCGAGCTTTAACATTTAGCTTTTCTGTTGATGAGCCTAGTGTAGAAAACATGGAAACGGAACTGGATGTAAAGGATACCCGATGGGCAGATGATTTTACCGGATTTTCCA
This sequence is a window from Uranotaenia lowii strain MFRU-FL chromosome 3, ASM2978415v1, whole genome shotgun sequence. Protein-coding genes within it:
- the LOC129755781 gene encoding queuine tRNA-ribosyltransferase accessory subunit 2; this translates as MNFVVEMASKCSGRTGTLAGVQKLAHVEIQTPGFVYHTKGGSIPHLSKEVENYLNVEPKFLQYSLTNTEHMEEAVAASGAGIANFTAQKQSVALLVLQDPAELCLPNFHEKDLVPIYSRSGRKNYTSEKYFKLVETFKPNIYVPLFDGDTTNESSKKRVQKSFDRTETFVEQCLELHRKSDTLTQSTLLGPIIGGFNTNIREKSVKFLKKFDADFGGYLIAGLHSNGGSATELDKESLLDIVSQVCKELPNQKPRFLFGAYTPKMVLELVVRGIDVFDTSYPYLKTKQNRALTFSFSVDEPSVENMETELDVKDTRWADDFTGFSSSCSCLACTKHTRAYSHHLYNTREMLGPILLMIHNLHHYNKFFQAIRKHVSNDTISTLIEHLEKQKDVPQVVEEQHKISMQDINAESPLIAETAQKRVKV